The DNA sequence AACCCTGGAGGTCGGCGAGAAACTGGCCACGGTGGAGTCCGTGAAGGCCGTGTCCGACGTGTACTCGCCCGTGGGCGGGGAAGTGCTCCAGGTGAACGACGTCCTCACCGAGAAGCCCGAGCTGGTCAACCAGGACCCGCACGGGGAAGGGTGGATCGCCAAGCTTCGCCTGGCCGACCGGAAGGACCTGGAAGGCCTGATGTCCGCCGACGAGTACGAGACGTACCTGGCGGAGGTGGAGAAGTCCTGATGGCCTACATACCCAATGCGCAGCGCGAGGTGGCCGCCATGCTCGCGGAGCTGGGGCTGCCGGATGTCAACGCCCTCTTTGCGTCCATCCCCGGGGCGGTCCGGCTCGAGGGGCCGCTCCCCATGCCGGAAGGGAAATCGGAACTCGAGGTGGACCGCCACTTCCAGAACCTGGGCCGCCTGAACACGGGCGTCCTGGAGTTCGCCACCTTCCTGGGCGCGGGGGCCTACCGGCATTTCGTCCCCTCGGTGATCGATGCCCTGATCTCACGGTCGGAGTTCTTCACGGCCTACACGCCCTACCAGCCCGAGATCAGCCAGGGGACGCTCCAGGCCGTCTTCGAGTACCAGAGCATGGTCTCGATGCTCACCGGGCTCGACGTGACCAACGCCTCCATGTACGACGGCGCCACCGCCGTAACCGAGGCCGTCCTCATGGCCAACCGCGCCAACAACCGCAAGCGGGTCCTGGTGGCCGGCAGCCTCCACCCCTTCTACCGCGAGGTGATGTCCACCTACGTCCGCAACTTCGAGATCGTGCTGGAGACCCTGCCCTGGGGCCCCGACGGTCGCCTCGATGCGGCGTCCCTCCAGTCGAAGCTGGGGGATGACGTGGCCGCCGTGGTGGTGCAGTCGCCCAACGTCTTCGGCGTGGTGGAGGACCTCCCGGCGGCCGCCGACGCGGCGCACGGGAAGAAGGCCCTCCTGGTGGCCGCCTTCACCGAGGCGCTCTCCCTGGCCTACCTCCGGCCGCCGGGGGAGTGCGGCGCCGACGTGGCAGCCGGCGAGGGGCAGTCCTTCGGGATCCCGCTCTCGTTCGGCGGGCCCTACCTGGGGATCTTCTCCACCACCAACGCCCACGTCCGGCGCATGCCGGGGCGCGTGGTGGGCCTGACGAACGACACCCAGGGGCGCCGCGGCTTCGTGCTGACCCTCTCCACGCGCGAGCAGCACATCCGGCGGGAGAAGGCCACCTCCAACATCTGCACCAACGAGGGGCTTTGCGCCCTCATGGCGTCGGTGTACCTCTCGTATGCCGGCCGGTCCGGTCTGAAGGCCGTGGCCGAACAGAATGCCGCCAAGGCCGCCTACGCGTCGGAGGTTCTCGCCCGCGTGCCCGGCGTGCAGCGACGTTTCACCGGCCCCTTCTTCAACGAGTTCGTCCTGACGCTGCCGCGAGACCCCCAGGCCTTCGCCCGCTACTGCAAAACGCGGAGGATCGTCCCGGGCGTGCCCCTGAAGTGGTTCTACCCGGAGATGACCCGGGAGATCCTGGTGAGCGTCACCGAGATGAACACCCGGCAGGAGATCGACGCGCTGGCGTCGGCCCTCGCCGAATTCTGCCGGTAGCGGGAGGAAGCGGCCATGACCCAACGCGTACGAAAAACCATTTCCATCGACGAACCGTTGCTGTTCGAGAAGCCGGGCGCGCGCGAGAGCAGCCTCCGCCTTCCCGCCCTGGACGTTCCGCCGGCCAGCGCCGTTCCGGAGGGCCTCCGCCGGGGCGACATCCCCCACTTCCCCGAACTGGGCGAGGTGGACGTGGTCCGTCACTTCACCCGCCTCTCCACCTGGAACTACCACGTGGACCTCGGCCTCTACCCGCTGGGGTCCTGCACCATGAAGTACAACCCGAAGCTGAACGAGAAGGTGGCCCGCATCGCCAGCCTGGCGGAGGCGCACCCCCTCCAGCTTCACGAGAACACCCAGGGGAGCCTGCAGCTCATGAAGGAGCTGGAGGAGGCCCTGCTGGCCGCCACCGGCATGGACGGCGTGACGCTGCAGCCGTCCGCGGGCGCCCACGGCGAACTGACGGGGATGATGCTCATCCGGGCCGCCCTGACCCGCCGCGGCAACCCCCGGAAGAAGGTCCTGATCCCCGACTCGGCCCACGGCACCAACCCTGCCAGCGCGGTGCTGTGCGCCTACGAGACCGTCACCCTCAAGTCCAACGCCAAGGGGTGCGTGGACCTCGAGGAACTCAAGGCCCACCTGGACGCCGACGTCGCCTGCCTGATGGTCACCAACCCCAACACCCTGGGGGTTTTCGAAGAGAACATCCGGGAGATCGCCCGGCTCCTCCACGACAACGGGTCCTTCCTCTACATGGACGGCGCCAACTTCAACGCCTTCCTGGGCGTCGCCCGGCCGGGGGACATGGGCGTGGACGTGATGCACATCAACCTCCACAAGACCTTCTCCACGCCCCACGGCGGCGGCGGCCCGGGCGCCGGGCCCGTGGTGGTGGTCCGGGAGCTGGTGCCCTTCCTGCCGGTGCCCGTGATCTCGGCTCACGGCGACGGAAGCCTCTTCCTCGACTATCAGCGCCCCGACACCATCGGGAAGGTGTCCGCGTTCTACGGGAACTACGGCGTGCTGATCCGGGCCCTGGCCTACATCCTGCGCCTGGGTTCGGACGGTCTCCGAGGCGTGGCCGAGAACGCGGTGCTCAACGCCAACTACCTCCGGCACCGCCTCCGGGACGTGCTCAGCCTCCCTTACGACCAGCCGACCCTCCACGAGGTGATCTTCAACGACCAGAAGCAGTCGGCGAAGGGCGTCACCACCATGGACATCGCCAAGCGGCTGCTGGATAAAGGTTTCCACCCGCCCACGGTCTACTTCCCCCTGATCGTCCACGGGGCGTTCATGGTGGAGCCCACCGAGACCGAGCCGCGGGAGGAACTGGACGCCTTCATCGCCGCCGTGAAGGCCGTCGCCCGGGAAGCGGAGGAGGACCCCGAGGGCCTGCACGCGGCCCCCCGGGACGTCCGCAACACCCGTTTCGACGAGACCCAGGCGGCGCGCAAGCCCGTCCTCACCTGGATGCAGGCCGGAAAATAGGGCTGCCCGGACTTTTTCCAACGACAACGCGGGGGCTCCCACCCCCGCGTTTTTTTATCTTACCCTGGCCTGGCGGAAACCGGGGGGCTGGGTGAGGAAGGCTGCGGGTTGAAGGCCCGGTGGCGGCTTTCCCCCCGCCGGGGCTCCCTCGGGCGGTGGCCGGAAAGGACGAAAGGACCAGAAGGACCAAAAGGACCAAAGGGACGGCCGGGGGAGACAAGGCGGAGACAAACAGGGGACAAAGGGAGCATCGGCGGGGGGGGCGCCGCGCGTCGCAGGCAGACCTGCCTGGCTTTGCGCTTCCCGTCACCCCAAGCCCCCGTTGCCGAAGCACCCCGCCTGCCGAAGCACCCCGCCTGCCGAAGCACCCCGTCTGCCTAAGCCCCTGTCGGCCCAAGCCCCCGTCGGCCCACGCACCCCATCTGCCGAAGCCCCCATCGGCCCAAGCTCCCCGTCGGCCCACGCACCCTTCGACCCTTCGGCTTCGTCGGCCGCGCAGGCCCCGTCGGCCTCGCCGGTTTCGTCTGTCCCTTTGGTCCTTTTGGTCCTTTCGTCCCTTCGCACCCCCGTGTTCCCGCATGCCGAAACCGAGTGGTTTGCGCGGGGCCGCGCCGCAGTCCGCGGGGCAGCCGAAAAAGCGCTTGCCAATTGACCGGCAGCTTCCTATGATGGTCGTCAGGACCCGGGAATTCCGAGGAGGATGGAACCAACGCATGCTCTGCCGTTTTCGATGGACGCTCGTGATGCTGTTCTCGCTGGGGGTGTTGCCCCGGGGCATCGCGGCACACATCCCCGGCATCGACATCGTCTCCGGTTCCCCCCTGGTCCGGTTGTGGTCCACCGAGCAGGGGCTGCCCAACAACTCCGTCATCGACCTCTGCCTCTCCCGGGACGGGTCTCTGTGGCTCGCCACCCTCGAGGGCCTGGCGCGGTTCGACGGCAGCGAGTTCGAGGTGTTCAACGAGACCACGTCCCCCGGGATGAACACGAGCCGCCTCCTGAGTGTGGTGGAGAGCCGCAACGGCGATCTCTGGGCGGGGAGCGAGGCGTCCGGGCTGCTGCACCTCCGGGGGGGGCGGTGGACCCGGTACGACCATCGGACGGGGCTCCCCGGGAACCGTATCCGGGACCTCTGCGAGGACGCGCGGGGGACCCTCTGGGTCGCCACCGACCGCGGACTGGCCCGGGGCGGGACCGCCGGCTTCCGGCCTGTCGCCCTCCCGGCCCCGTGGGGCCGCCAGGAGGTGCTCCGGTTGAGCCCGGACCCGCGCGGGTGGCTCTGGGTCAGCTTCCTGAACGGGGTGGACCCCGTGGCCGTGGACATGGAGGGACGGGTCCTGAGGGGGCCGTCGGCCCAGTTGTCGGGTTACGACGCCTGCATCGTCCAGGCCGACGCCCGGGGGTACCTGTGGCTGGGCTGCTGGACCGACGGGCTCTGGAAGCTGGACGCCCGAGGACTGGAGAAGCCGGTTCACGTCATCGAGAAGAAGAACGTCCGGTCCCTGGCCTGTGACCCGGACGGGGTCGTGTGGGTCGGAAGCGACCCGGAACTCTACCGGGTCACGGCGGAGGGGGCGGCCGAGAAAATCCTCACCACCGGCGGTGACGGCCGGTTCCTCTCGCTGCTGGCCGACGCGGACCACAACCTCTGGGTCGGTTTCGAGCGAGTCGGGCTGCTGCGGGTGGGGCGCCCCCTGGTCCGGATGCACGCCACGGGGCTCGGCGGGGACGGCGAGATCATCCTGTCCCTGGCGGACGACCACCAGGGCGGGGTTTACGTGGGGACCAACGGCGGCGGCCCGGTCCGCTGGCAAGACGGGCGGTTCGCCCGGATCACGGCCGAGGTCCCCCAGGCGTCGTGGGAAAGGGAACCGGTCGAGGGGGCGCACGGGGCCCGCCCCCCCGGTACCATCCCCTTGCAGTACGTCTGGGCCGTCCTGTGCGACCGCCGGGGCCGGATGTGGATGGGGACGGAACGCTACGGTCTCTGGCGGAAGGAGGGCGAGGGGTTCATTTCGCTCCGGGGCGGGCCGGACCGGCACCCGTTGACGGTCCGCTGCCTGATGGAGGACCGGGCCGGGAACGTGTGGGCGGGCGACCAATCGGGGACCCTGACCCGTTTCGACCCCCGGGATGCCGCCCGGACGTTCGGCCCCGCCGACGGCCTGCCGGGGACCGCCGTCATCAGCCTCCTGGAAGGACGCGACGGCACGATCTGGGTGGGCACCATCGACCGGGGGGCCTACCGGATCAAAGACGGCCGGATCCGGGCCGCAGGCGATCACCCCGCCCTGGCGGGCGCCGACGTCCGCGTGTTCCGGGAGTACCCCGACGGGACCCTGCTGGTGGGGACCTACGGCCGGGGCCTCTTCGTGATCTCGGGCGGACGGACCGTCCGCCTGTCCAGCCGGGAGGGCTTCCCCACCGACATCGTGTCCTCGCTCCTCTCGGGCGGCGGGTGGCTCTGGATGGGGACCAACCGGGGCATCTACGCCGTTCGGGAGCCGGACCTGCTTGCGTTCGCCCTCGACCCCGGCCGTGAACTGTGGGCGGTCCGGATCGATCGCGAGGAGGGGCTCGTCCCGGAGGAGACCAACGGCGGAAGCCAGCCGGCCGCCCTCCGGCTCCCTGACGGTCGGCTCCTGTTCCCCACCATCCGGGGGATCGCCGAAATCAACCCGGGGGATTTCGAGCCCGACCTGAACCCCCCGGCGGTCCGGATCCGGAAGGTCCGGGTGAACGACCGTCCCGTGCCGACGAACGCCCCGATCCAGCTGGGGGCCGGTTCCCACAACCTCGCCTTCGAATTCGGCGCGGTCTGCCTCGTCGGGGGGGACAAGGTCCGTTACCGTTATCGCCTGGAAGGGTACGACACCGGCTGGTCGCGGCCCGACCCTCATCGCAGCGTCCAGTACACCGGCATACCGCCCGGGGAGTACACCTTCCGGGTGACCGCCTGCAACAGCGACGGGGTGTGGAACCCCGGCGGCGTCTCGGTGCGGGTTTCCATCGCCCCCCACTTCTACCGGACGCCCTGGTTCATCGTCCTGGCCGTGGTGGTGCTGGCGTTGGCCGTCTTCGGGGTATTCCGCTGGCGGACCCTCGCCATCCGGCGGCGGGCCCGGGGCCTGTCCCGCATGGTGGACCTCCGGACGGCGGACCTCCGGCGCGAGGTGGAGGAGCGAAAGACCGCGGAAGCCGCTCTTCGGGAAAGCGAGGCGATGTTCCGCAGCCTGGCCGAGGAGTCCCTGGTGGGGGTGTTCATCCACCAGAAGGGCAAGGTCGTCTACCTGAACACCCAGATGGCCCAGATCATCGGCCGGGACCGCGCGGAGCTGGTGGGCCGCGACCCCCTGCTGGAGAACGTCGATGCGGCGGACCGGGAGCGGCTGACGGAGAAACTGGCCCGCCTGGCGAGCGGGGAACTCCGCGCCGCGCACTTCCAGTTCGGGGCGAAACGGGCCCTCGACCGGCAGGGCTATTTCGAGGCCTACATGGCGGGCATCGTCTTCCACGGCGAACCGGCGGTCCTCGGTTCGCTGATCGACATCACCGAGC is a window from the Acidobacteriota bacterium genome containing:
- the gcvPA gene encoding aminomethyl-transferring glycine dehydrogenase subunit GcvPA, coding for MAYIPNAQREVAAMLAELGLPDVNALFASIPGAVRLEGPLPMPEGKSELEVDRHFQNLGRLNTGVLEFATFLGAGAYRHFVPSVIDALISRSEFFTAYTPYQPEISQGTLQAVFEYQSMVSMLTGLDVTNASMYDGATAVTEAVLMANRANNRKRVLVAGSLHPFYREVMSTYVRNFEIVLETLPWGPDGRLDAASLQSKLGDDVAAVVVQSPNVFGVVEDLPAAADAAHGKKALLVAAFTEALSLAYLRPPGECGADVAAGEGQSFGIPLSFGGPYLGIFSTTNAHVRRMPGRVVGLTNDTQGRRGFVLTLSTREQHIRREKATSNICTNEGLCALMASVYLSYAGRSGLKAVAEQNAAKAAYASEVLARVPGVQRRFTGPFFNEFVLTLPRDPQAFARYCKTRRIVPGVPLKWFYPEMTREILVSVTEMNTRQEIDALASALAEFCR
- the gcvH gene encoding glycine cleavage system protein GcvH produces the protein MYSDDFLYTKDHEWVRVENGDATVGITNHAQHELGDIVFVELPDIGKTLEVGEKLATVESVKAVSDVYSPVGGEVLQVNDVLTEKPELVNQDPHGEGWIAKLRLADRKDLEGLMSADEYETYLAEVEKS
- a CDS encoding PAS domain S-box protein, which gives rise to MLCRFRWTLVMLFSLGVLPRGIAAHIPGIDIVSGSPLVRLWSTEQGLPNNSVIDLCLSRDGSLWLATLEGLARFDGSEFEVFNETTSPGMNTSRLLSVVESRNGDLWAGSEASGLLHLRGGRWTRYDHRTGLPGNRIRDLCEDARGTLWVATDRGLARGGTAGFRPVALPAPWGRQEVLRLSPDPRGWLWVSFLNGVDPVAVDMEGRVLRGPSAQLSGYDACIVQADARGYLWLGCWTDGLWKLDARGLEKPVHVIEKKNVRSLACDPDGVVWVGSDPELYRVTAEGAAEKILTTGGDGRFLSLLADADHNLWVGFERVGLLRVGRPLVRMHATGLGGDGEIILSLADDHQGGVYVGTNGGGPVRWQDGRFARITAEVPQASWEREPVEGAHGARPPGTIPLQYVWAVLCDRRGRMWMGTERYGLWRKEGEGFISLRGGPDRHPLTVRCLMEDRAGNVWAGDQSGTLTRFDPRDAARTFGPADGLPGTAVISLLEGRDGTIWVGTIDRGAYRIKDGRIRAAGDHPALAGADVRVFREYPDGTLLVGTYGRGLFVISGGRTVRLSSREGFPTDIVSSLLSGGGWLWMGTNRGIYAVREPDLLAFALDPGRELWAVRIDREEGLVPEETNGGSQPAALRLPDGRLLFPTIRGIAEINPGDFEPDLNPPAVRIRKVRVNDRPVPTNAPIQLGAGSHNLAFEFGAVCLVGGDKVRYRYRLEGYDTGWSRPDPHRSVQYTGIPPGEYTFRVTACNSDGVWNPGGVSVRVSIAPHFYRTPWFIVLAVVVLALAVFGVFRWRTLAIRRRARGLSRMVDLRTADLRREVEERKTAEAALRESEAMFRSLAEESLVGVFIHQKGKVVYLNTQMAQIIGRDRAELVGRDPLLENVDAADRERLTEKLARLASGELRAAHFQFGAKRALDRQGYFEAYMAGIVFHGEPAVLGSLIDITERRLSETALADKTRQLEELTVYLEQRVQEEISRRTQQERILLKQSKLAAMGEMLGAIAHQWRQPLSTLAMIVQNIRKASETGRLSDAFVDRSVSEAMTQCNFMSRTIEDFRNFLKPAKDKRVFDAAAVARDALSMLEPQLSAHHIGVVVSVDETRPPRVLGEPNELKQALLTLLMNARDSVNLRRVVEGPDAEGTIAVTLVSGPESVSIAVTDTGTGMTPEVLEGLFQPYFSTKDEHSGTGIGLYLARTIVEIGLGGSLTAVNGEKGAVFTITLPAQRESEVYDDPENREQPLS
- the gcvPB gene encoding aminomethyl-transferring glycine dehydrogenase subunit GcvPB, translating into MTQRVRKTISIDEPLLFEKPGARESSLRLPALDVPPASAVPEGLRRGDIPHFPELGEVDVVRHFTRLSTWNYHVDLGLYPLGSCTMKYNPKLNEKVARIASLAEAHPLQLHENTQGSLQLMKELEEALLAATGMDGVTLQPSAGAHGELTGMMLIRAALTRRGNPRKKVLIPDSAHGTNPASAVLCAYETVTLKSNAKGCVDLEELKAHLDADVACLMVTNPNTLGVFEENIREIARLLHDNGSFLYMDGANFNAFLGVARPGDMGVDVMHINLHKTFSTPHGGGGPGAGPVVVVRELVPFLPVPVISAHGDGSLFLDYQRPDTIGKVSAFYGNYGVLIRALAYILRLGSDGLRGVAENAVLNANYLRHRLRDVLSLPYDQPTLHEVIFNDQKQSAKGVTTMDIAKRLLDKGFHPPTVYFPLIVHGAFMVEPTETEPREELDAFIAAVKAVAREAEEDPEGLHAAPRDVRNTRFDETQAARKPVLTWMQAGK